The genome window TTTGCCGTATTTGTACTGGGCTTTGATTTTCGAGCCATAAAGTCTTTTTGCATCCGGGGCAGGAGTGGATGTGGCCGGGGCCGGGGCTACGCTGCGGCCTGCGGGCCCTGCGACCTCGCTTGTGGCGGCGGACGGCTGCGCCCCTGCGTCGGGAAGGGGCGGCAGGGGCGTTGGCGCGATGGTCAGGGGAGATGCCTGCACTTGCGCAGAAGGGGCGCTTGTTGCCGCACCTGCAGCGTCCTTGTCCTGATCCCTGCCCTGATCCTTGCCCTGTTCGCTGTCCTGGGCCCTGGCCTGATCCTTTTTCGCCTGCGAGTTCCCAAGGCTTACCTTGGCCGGGGTGCTGTCCTGGCTACGGCCTGCCAGTGGCGCTGCCTTTTCGTCGGTTTTTACGGCCTTGCCGCCCGAGCGATCTTTGGCGGGCGGAGCCGGGGCCACAACCGTGGGCCTGATAGCGGGCAGATCCTTGCCAGTGGCCTTGGCGGCCTCTTCTGCCCGTTGGCGCGCGCGCTCTTCCGCGCCAGCGGCCATGTTGTCGCTCATGGCGGCCTCGGCCTTGACGCGGGCCTGCTCCTCAAGGCGCAGCGATTCCGCATCATCCGGTATCTGGTTGCGCGTCTTGCCCTTGGGAGTGCCTGTCCAAAAGGACAAATGCACTTCCAGCGGTTTTTCATACGGCGTTCTGCCAAAGGAGCCGATCTGGCGCACCGCGCCGCAGGCGGAACTGTCCAGGGCTTCCATGCCCGAGGGGCGCAGCGGGGTGCAGTTCAGCACATGGCCCTGGCCGTCAAGCCCCACTTTCAGCAGAACCTGAAAGTCGCCTTTCAGGGCCGGGGGCGGGGCCCAGATGTCCACTATCTTATCAAGCATCTTCCCGGTATAGCCGCCGGAAGCGTCCGCCGTGGCCATGGCCGCAGCAAAGGCCCCCGTGGCCGTAAGGCTCAGGGTCAGCATGCCAAGAAGCTGAAACAGTCTGCGGGAAAAATAGAGAAGCGACGTGCGCTGCGCGGATGGCATGGTAACCCCCTGTAGGCACAGAATAGCCCGTATGTTAAAACGGACGTCTCGTATGGGCGTCCATTGTGAAGAAACAATCCATCTGACAATCCTGAACAGAGAGGGCGGCGCAAAGCCTCCTTGCCTGTCCGTGTGCGAATGGCGTTCGCGCCAGGGCGTCAAACAGCGTGTTGCTTGAGCGTTGCACCATTGTAATCTGCTGTAATTTGCCGCTCTTGTCCACTGCTACAGCCAGAGCAGGGTACCTTTGAGCTGCCCTGCAATGCAATTTGTCATTCTGCCGAAAGATGCGATTCTTGGCAGAATCCGTGCCACGGTATGCCGCGCTGCATTTTCGTGCAGCGATAGAGCACGTATCCTTTAGAGCATTTAACACTTGAAATGCTCGCGTACGGCAGGCAAAAGCCCGCCTACTCGCATTTCGTGGCAAGGATTTTCAGAAAAATCCTTGCAGAGCATTTAACTCATTTCATTCGTAAACTGCTCTAGTAAAGGAGATGCCCTGGCAGGCACGTGCGCCACACGGAGTGCGCCGATGTGAAAGCCAGTGGGCACGCACCTTTTCATGGGCTCCCCGCTGGTTTTGAACGTGACCAGGGAGGGCGCGTCTTCTGAAGCTTTTTGGGCATCGGGCGGCATCTTGGGAGATGCCGCGTGATGAAGCCGGCAGGAACACGAGGCCCGGCATATACGGTTTATGAACCAGAGCGCGTAA of Desulfovibrio sp. contains these proteins:
- a CDS encoding TonB C-terminal domain-containing protein, which codes for MPSAQRTSLLYFSRRLFQLLGMLTLSLTATGAFAAAMATADASGGYTGKMLDKIVDIWAPPPALKGDFQVLLKVGLDGQGHVLNCTPLRPSGMEALDSSACGAVRQIGSFGRTPYEKPLEVHLSFWTGTPKGKTRNQIPDDAESLRLEEQARVKAEAAMSDNMAAGAEERARQRAEEAAKATGKDLPAIRPTVVAPAPPAKDRSGGKAVKTDEKAAPLAGRSQDSTPAKVSLGNSQAKKDQARAQDSEQGKDQGRDQDKDAAGAATSAPSAQVQASPLTIAPTPLPPLPDAGAQPSAATSEVAGPAGRSVAPAPATSTPAPDAKRLYGSKIKAQYKYGKNYSTYFVAVKQQLAKSIIIPVETPPGTYYPTVRLKVNPKTGAIEDAALIENSGDKMLDSFVHKGIAKVGSIPPPPAGLDATLDITLTLVRR